A genomic region of Catalinimonas niigatensis contains the following coding sequences:
- a CDS encoding c-type cytochrome, with protein sequence MLFLTYIVRLEMLMFLLVLVGFTQCQQSGSLPSADPDNGGLFLPDDFEAVVVVDSLPGRARHIAVRDNGDIYVKNRFSDGTNSITALRDTTGDGKADVITAFGETHKERGYGTSMRIHNGYLYFSTELVVYRYALNTEQLVPESELEVVFTDDHEHGMHEHITKPIAFDDQGYMYIPFGAPSNACQEPKRTPGAPGLDPCPQLEDHGGVWRFDATKTGLTQKDGEKFATGMRSVVAMEWNHADNNLYVVMHGRDDLLRLWPQKFSPWQSALLPSEEFLKVTEGADFGWPYCYYDQMEGKKVLAPEYGGDGKIEGRCTDCDDPIMGFPGHWAPNDLFFYTGDQFPERYKQGAFVAFHGSTNRAPYPQSGYIVAFIPFENGAPKGDFEIFADGFAGVDPIVNVSDAVYRPMGIAMGPDGSLYLGETEKGKVWRVMYKGDKGAFGETQLASMEARKSLSHIRTPDAVEDNLDKGLAVEGGKVFNTYCATCHQRDGQGDSQRFPTLVGTEWVLGEKNRLIEVILNGLEGPIEVNGKPYNSQMPQHSFLSDEDVAKVLTYVRQNFGNNASEVNAEEVSAVRKSLQ encoded by the coding sequence ATGTTATTCCTAACTTATATTGTTCGCCTGGAGATGCTCATGTTTCTCCTAGTTCTTGTTGGTTTTACACAATGTCAGCAATCTGGTAGTTTGCCGTCCGCAGATCCTGATAACGGAGGGCTTTTCCTGCCCGATGATTTTGAAGCGGTGGTGGTGGTAGATAGCCTTCCCGGACGTGCCCGCCACATTGCCGTGCGCGACAATGGAGATATTTATGTCAAAAACAGGTTCTCCGACGGAACTAACTCCATTACTGCACTCCGCGATACTACCGGAGATGGAAAGGCCGATGTGATTACAGCCTTTGGCGAAACCCACAAAGAAAGAGGCTATGGCACCTCCATGAGAATACACAATGGCTATCTTTATTTCAGTACTGAGTTGGTTGTTTACCGCTATGCCCTGAACACGGAGCAACTGGTACCGGAGAGTGAATTGGAAGTAGTCTTCACCGATGATCATGAGCACGGCATGCATGAGCACATCACCAAGCCCATTGCCTTTGACGATCAGGGGTATATGTATATTCCTTTTGGCGCCCCTTCCAATGCCTGTCAGGAGCCGAAGAGAACTCCGGGAGCTCCCGGATTAGACCCTTGTCCGCAACTGGAAGATCACGGAGGCGTATGGCGTTTTGATGCTACCAAAACCGGACTCACCCAAAAAGATGGAGAAAAATTTGCCACCGGAATGAGAAGCGTAGTGGCCATGGAATGGAACCATGCGGACAACAACTTGTATGTGGTAATGCACGGCAGAGATGACTTACTTCGCCTGTGGCCACAAAAATTCAGCCCCTGGCAAAGTGCTTTGCTGCCTTCCGAAGAGTTCTTAAAAGTTACTGAAGGTGCCGACTTTGGCTGGCCTTACTGCTATTATGATCAGATGGAGGGAAAAAAAGTGCTGGCCCCCGAATATGGTGGGGATGGTAAGATAGAAGGACGCTGCACCGATTGTGATGATCCAATCATGGGCTTTCCCGGACACTGGGCACCCAATGACTTATTCTTTTATACCGGAGATCAGTTTCCTGAACGCTATAAGCAAGGGGCTTTTGTGGCTTTTCATGGATCTACTAACCGTGCTCCTTATCCGCAGTCAGGTTATATCGTCGCTTTTATCCCTTTTGAGAATGGTGCTCCTAAAGGAGACTTTGAGATTTTTGCTGATGGTTTTGCCGGTGTAGACCCTATCGTCAATGTCAGTGACGCTGTCTATCGCCCGATGGGCATCGCTATGGGACCTGATGGATCATTATATCTTGGAGAAACAGAAAAGGGAAAAGTCTGGCGGGTGATGTACAAAGGGGATAAAGGTGCTTTTGGAGAGACTCAGTTGGCCAGCATGGAAGCACGCAAATCCTTATCTCACATCAGAACACCTGATGCGGTGGAAGATAATCTGGATAAAGGCCTGGCGGTAGAAGGCGGAAAAGTTTTCAACACCTATTGTGCTACCTGCCATCAGAGAGACGGACAGGGAGATTCCCAGCGTTTTCCTACCTTAGTAGGTACCGAATGGGTGCTGGGTGAGAAGAACAGGCTCATTGAAGTGATCCTTAACGGGCTGGAAGGGCCAATAGAAGTCAATGGCAAACCTTATAATAGCCAGATGCCTCAGCATAGCTTCCTGAGCGATGAAGATGTTGCCAAAGTACTGACCTATGTACGTCAGAATTTTGGTAATAATGCCAGTGAAGTAAATGCAGAAGAAGTAAGCGCAGTCAGAAAATCTTTGCAGTAG
- a CDS encoding aminotransferase class V-fold PLP-dependent enzyme yields the protein MMNRRNLLKRLASLPVVGGLLGSSIPLQSLAKPGIQAKQSLFKELGIRPLINARGTMTFLSGSLMEPEVVAAINETSRDFANMHEVEDKVGERIAEMLECEAAMVTSGAACALTIGTAAAITGVDMEKIRQIPNLPGPQPEVIIQKKHRYVFDQAVRSAGVKLVEVETPKEMEEAINERTVMSLFFNGAVDWYGIEDSINHEDFVAISKRNNIPSFIDAAADVPPVENLFKYQKMGFDMVTFSGGKMIRGPQSAGLLFGRKDLIEAAKLNFSPHESPIGRSMKVNKEEIFGMYVALKHYLEKDHEKEWQEWQGRVDHIAAKVETVNGVKGETHIPKGRANVFPGLNIHWDQSKVKITPEEVVEALRKGEPSIETSAGDDELWIAVVTLQPEHVDIVARRIKEVLETAV from the coding sequence ATGATGAATAGAAGAAATCTTCTCAAGCGTTTGGCCAGTCTTCCCGTAGTGGGAGGACTACTGGGTAGTAGTATCCCTCTTCAATCGCTCGCAAAACCTGGAATTCAGGCCAAACAAAGCCTGTTTAAAGAACTTGGCATACGCCCTTTGATCAATGCAAGGGGCACCATGACTTTTTTGTCAGGCTCGCTGATGGAACCCGAAGTAGTGGCCGCCATTAATGAGACTTCCCGGGACTTTGCCAATATGCATGAGGTAGAAGATAAAGTCGGCGAACGTATTGCTGAAATGCTGGAATGCGAAGCGGCAATGGTCACTTCCGGCGCAGCCTGTGCCCTGACTATTGGGACAGCAGCAGCCATTACGGGTGTAGATATGGAGAAAATCAGACAAATTCCTAATCTGCCTGGCCCCCAGCCTGAAGTGATCATCCAGAAAAAGCACCGCTATGTATTTGATCAGGCAGTACGCAGTGCCGGCGTAAAACTCGTAGAAGTGGAAACGCCGAAGGAGATGGAAGAAGCCATCAATGAACGTACAGTCATGTCTCTCTTCTTCAATGGTGCGGTTGATTGGTATGGTATTGAAGATAGTATCAACCATGAGGATTTTGTGGCTATCTCCAAACGTAATAATATTCCTTCTTTCATTGATGCTGCCGCCGATGTGCCTCCGGTAGAGAACCTTTTTAAATACCAGAAGATGGGCTTTGATATGGTAACTTTTTCGGGAGGAAAAATGATCCGAGGCCCTCAAAGCGCTGGCTTGCTGTTCGGACGCAAAGATTTGATTGAAGCTGCCAAACTCAACTTTTCACCTCATGAGAGTCCTATTGGAAGATCCATGAAGGTAAATAAGGAAGAAATTTTTGGCATGTATGTAGCCCTGAAGCATTATCTGGAGAAAGATCATGAAAAAGAGTGGCAGGAATGGCAAGGCCGGGTAGACCATATTGCCGCCAAGGTAGAAACGGTAAATGGCGTGAAAGGAGAAACTCATATCCCGAAAGGACGCGCCAATGTGTTTCCCGGACTCAATATCCACTGGGACCAAAGCAAGGTAAAAATCACTCCTGAAGAAGTAGTGGAGGCCTTGCGGAAAGGCGAGCCCAGCATAGAAACTTCAGCAGGGGACGATGAACTTTGGATCGCTGTAGTTACCTTGCAGCCCGAACATGTGGATATTGTGGCGAGGCGCATCAAAGAAGTGCTGGAAACAGCAGTATAG